The Bacillota bacterium DNA window CCGTTTGAAGACATGCGCGGGCAGGACCGCAAACCGGCTGGCATGTGAACGCAAAGTTGAATTTTGTTCCCTCTCTCGCAAGCCTGTCAAGGTTCGGCGTAACAGGCAGTTTCTGTCCGTAACAGCCAAGCGTATCGAAACGCTGCTGATCGCTGAACATGAACACGATATTAGGTCTTTTTGAAGACATTTTGCATCCCCCTTAAGAAATCAGTCATAATATACCTTTATTATATATTTAATCTGCGTGGTAGGCAATATCACAATTCAAATTCGAGGTGCATTATATTGAACAAGAAAAAAAGCAGGTATAGCTGTGAAATAAAAGTCAAATCGGATGAAGAAGTGCTTAAAACTGTTGACGAGGCAATGAAAAAAAAAGATAATAAATTGATTTTTAATAAATACACCGAGGGTAAAACGATTTTGATTCAAATATCAAAAAAGCTGTTTGCAAAAGATTCAGTCGACCCGGTTTTCTTCGGAAAGATTGAAAAAAAAGGTCAAAAGTGGCGCCTTTTCGGAAGTTTTCGCAACGGTGTCTATGCAAAGATGATGATTTTTGTTATATATTTATTTGCGTTTTTTTTGTTTTCTTATAGCTTTCTGACAACAGGACTTGAAAGCACGATTCCGTTTTTGGGGGTCATATGTTTTGCAGCAGTTCTGCAGCTTGGGGTGTTTGGGATCAATAAGCTGAAAAGAAGAAAGATAATTTCTTTTATTGAAAACAATCTTGCAAAGAACCGGCTCAAACCTGAAGAAGAACTAAACGAAATTTAATCAAAAACGCCTTAAGGTCAAATCTAACCTTAAGGCGTTTTATTAGTCTTTTATAAAGTGTTTTAAGCGGTCTTGTATTATGGTATTATAATTCAATACCTTGCGGTCGTATTCGCTGTCCATATACTTAGAGGTAAGCATGAAATCAGCCGTTGCCTGATTGTTTGCAATCGGAACGTCATATACTGCCGCAATGCGGAGCAATGCCTTTACGTCCGGGTCATGCGGCTGTGCCTCAAGAGGATCCCAGAAGAACACGATAAAATCGATGCGTCCTTCAACGATGCGTGCACCGATCTGCTGATCGCCGCCAAGAGGACCGCTGTTATAAGCAACTACAGGAAGATTGGTTTTTTCGGATATAATGCGGGCAGTCGTTCCTGTTCCGGAAAGAAAATGGCTTTTAAGTATGTCTTTGTTTGCATCGACCCACTCAACAAGCGCATCCTTTTTGTTATCATGCGCTATCAGCGCAATGTGTTTCTGACGGCCGATGGTAAAATGTATATATTTGTCTTCAATCATTTTTTCACTTTCTTTCAAAGAATAATCCATTCTTATATATTATAACAAAATAACACTTTTACAGCAATAGCGATATTTGCTAATGCTGTATAAAAATTTCATCTATTTAGTACTTACAGAAGCCTCGGGATATGCGGGATTTTTTTCTTTCGGCTGTCGCTTCCTATCGTAATATGCTGAAATATCAATCTTTTTAGACACGCTTGACATTGCCACGAATAAAATGAATTGGATATATTCCAGAGGAGATTAAAATGAGATGGCGGGAACGCCGTCGGAGTTCGGCATGCCGCCTGCCGTAAAAAGCGGCAACCGCGTTGTGCACTTCTTACGCGGCAGGGAGCTTATATGGCAACAATATATGTCAAAAAAGATTACAAGACTATTCAAGAGGCGATAGATGCCGCAAATCCCGGAGATAAAATCATCGTTGAAAACGGGGTTTACCGCGAAAGCCTTAATATAAACAAAAACGATCTCAAGTTGGTCGGTGGGGAAGATACCGTCTTATATGGAGACTTTGCGCTGCAATACGCTTTTTATATTAATAACGCAAATAAAATAGAGATACAAAACTTTAAAATTAAGAATTATGCACTATGGGCGTTCTATATCGAAAACAGCTCTAACGTACTTGTATACAGGTGTTCAATAAGCGATGTTTCATATGTGGGGGCAGAGTTTTATAACAGCAAAAACATCAAGTTCATTAAAAACCGTATGTCTGGTTTTTTGAATTACGGAGTTTACAGTTATGGGTCATGCGGCGGCAGTATAAATTACAATACCATTGAAAGCTGCGGTCAGTATGGCATATATATTACGGGGGATATGACAGAATTCTCGATCATCCGCAATAATGTTTCACGAAACAACAATGGCGGAATCATTTGCATGGGCGAAAAAAATATGATTTTTTATAATAAAGTTTTCAAAAACACCGGATCTGCCATTTCGGCTTATTCAAACTCTTCAGTGAAAGGAAATATACTAAGCGATAACACCGGAGACGGCGTTATTTCGAGCGGCAAAAACAGTGTGATTGCCGAAAATCTTATTTTGAATAATGCTCAGAATGGCATTTATATTTCCATTTATGGTATGGCGGGCACCAAAATAACGTCGAATCGTATACAGTGCAGCGGCGTGAACGGCATCTATATCGGAACAGGGAGCAATATCATCGAGGGCAATACAGTGATCGACAGCGGCAGATATGATATTTTAAGGCTGCATCCGAATAATGAGTTTAAAAATAATATTTTTAATACCAGCAATCCCGCAGAGCTGAACGTAAGAGGTGAGTAAAATTGGATGACGAGATATTGAAGGGTGATTTAATTGTCCAGAGAAATATGCTTGCATATATGGAATCAATTAATGCTGACGAGCAGGCGATAAAAAATAAAAAAGCGATAATATCAGATATACAAAAACGACTCGGTATGGTTGCCCATGATACTGAGCAAATCGAAAACACAGAGAAGGAAATCAAAATTGAAGTTATTCAAGAAATAAGCGATATTGCTGAGGATACCGCGAAAAACGGAGCAGGGGAAGAAATTATTGGAGATATGATCACAGCTTTAGTGGTCAGAGATAACAGAACTGCTATAATTTTATATGATAACCAAGAGAAAAGAGAAATTGCAGCCGAAGGTGATGATAATCCCATTGATGTAAGCTATGCGGCTGAAAGTGCTGAAGATAGCGGTTTGGTTTGTGAAAGCATGGACGAAGAAGTAAAACCCTTTAAAATTTTCAAAAAGAAAAAATATAAGAAAAAGCATAAAAAATAAAATGCCTGTCTTTTTCGACAGTCAGAGACCGCCTGAAATATCAGACGGTTTTTAATTTTAAAGGTAATAAGATATTTTTGTTTAATTTTAGTAAAAATTATTGTATATTAAATATATGCAATTTTTAGGGACGGAAAGTGATGAAATGAACGCAACAGATTTAATGAATCACGTAAGAATGAGGGCGAATAACGATTTGTCGGTGCGGCAAAAAATCTGTCATGCGCTTTTGCCTCTTGCGCTGGGGTTGATAACGGGCTTTTTAGCAAAGCTTGTTGAGGCAGTTCCGCATTTCGGGCTGTCAGGTGATTTGCTTAATTTGCTTAGCGGCATCAGTACTGATATCGGACCTTGGGTATTGCTCGCAGCGATTATTGCCGCTTTCAGCAGGACGCCGGAGGCAGCGGCTTTACATGTATTTGTCTTCTTTGCCGGCATGTTATTTACATATTATTTATACTCAACTCTTTTATTTCACTTTTTCCCAAGGTATTATTTTTTAAGATGGGGGATCATAGCTTTAGTATCACCCGTTCCCGCTTTTATCGTATGGTTCAGCCGGGGAAAAGGCTGGGTGGCATCGTTTTGCGCGGCGCTTCCTGTCGGGCTGCTTATTACTTTGGGTTACAGATTTCTTTATACACATTCTTTGGTGAAGGATTTAACGAGAGGATTCGATTTATTTTCAGCCGTTTTGCTGATTATATTGTTGCCGAGAAGTAATAGCCAGCGATTGCGAATGATACCGCTGGCTATTATCGTGTTTTTGATTATTGAAAAACTGAATATAATATCGCTTTTGTTTGGAGGGCTATAATTTTACTATTAGGGGGTATGAGATGAAGACATTTTCGGAATTTTTTAGTTCGAGCGTTTTCAAGATTTTCGGCTCAGCAGCGCTGATAATTCCACTTTATTTTGTGATTTTGGGGGCGAGAAGACCGGGCTTTTCAAACCAGACGCTTGCAACCCTGACCTGCGCCGCCGTGCTTCTTCTTTTTGGGGGGCTGCAGGTGCTGCAAAAAGGGTGGGCTGTTCCGCTTGCGCTTGCTGTTTCAGTCGTCGGCGACTACTTTTTAAGCACCCGCCACGGCATACCGAATACGTTTATAAAGGGAATAGCATGTTTTTTTGTTGCACATGCGCTCTTTACGACATTTTTTATTTTAAACGGCAGGCATGGTGTTATCCGCTGGGCGGCACTAGGCGTCGGGCTTGCAGGGGGGCTTATCTATTACTTTGTCCGGCTGTTGCCGCACATTTCGGCGGCGCCGATGAGGGTAGCAGTTTTGCTTTATCTCGTGATTTCATTCTGTTCGCTGGCGTTTGCGCTTGACCTAAATGCGCCCCTCATTCCACTTGCCATTATAGTGCTGGGAGTGATGACGCTTCTGTTCAGCGACACGCTGATCGCCGAACAAGTCTTTGCGG harbors:
- a CDS encoding methylglyoxal synthase; translated protein: MIEDKYIHFTIGRQKHIALIAHDNKKDALVEWVDANKDILKSHFLSGTGTTARIISEKTNLPVVAYNSGPLGGDQQIGARIVEGRIDFIVFFWDPLEAQPHDPDVKALLRIAAVYDVPIANNQATADFMLTSKYMDSEYDRKVLNYNTIIQDRLKHFIKD
- a CDS encoding DUF6518 family protein gives rise to the protein MQFLGTESDEMNATDLMNHVRMRANNDLSVRQKICHALLPLALGLITGFLAKLVEAVPHFGLSGDLLNLLSGISTDIGPWVLLAAIIAAFSRTPEAAALHVFVFFAGMLFTYYLYSTLLFHFFPRYYFLRWGIIALVSPVPAFIVWFSRGKGWVASFCAALPVGLLITLGYRFLYTHSLVKDLTRGFDLFSAVLLIILLPRSNSQRLRMIPLAIIVFLIIEKLNIISLLFGGL
- a CDS encoding right-handed parallel beta-helix repeat-containing protein, producing the protein MATIYVKKDYKTIQEAIDAANPGDKIIVENGVYRESLNINKNDLKLVGGEDTVLYGDFALQYAFYINNANKIEIQNFKIKNYALWAFYIENSSNVLVYRCSISDVSYVGAEFYNSKNIKFIKNRMSGFLNYGVYSYGSCGGSINYNTIESCGQYGIYITGDMTEFSIIRNNVSRNNNGGIICMGEKNMIFYNKVFKNTGSAISAYSNSSVKGNILSDNTGDGVISSGKNSVIAENLILNNAQNGIYISIYGMAGTKITSNRIQCSGVNGIYIGTGSNIIEGNTVIDSGRYDILRLHPNNEFKNNIFNTSNPAELNVRGE
- a CDS encoding lysoplasmalogenase family protein, with the translated sequence MKTFSEFFSSSVFKIFGSAALIIPLYFVILGARRPGFSNQTLATLTCAAVLLLFGGLQVLQKGWAVPLALAVSVVGDYFLSTRHGIPNTFIKGIACFFVAHALFTTFFILNGRHGVIRWAALGVGLAGGLIYYFVRLLPHISAAPMRVAVLLYLVISFCSLAFALDLNAPLIPLAIIVLGVMTLLFSDTLIAEQVFAGRAGKLPIIPTYLASHMLITVGTLFSFYFKKI